TGTTGTTTCTGTTATTTCAACATTACCACTTACTGGAAATGAGTCTTGGCAACGTATTCCTGTGGGGGAGTTTGTACTATTTGATCGTGGTGTGCGTATCCTGTAACCATTTACTTGCACTATTTTGTGATAAATTAAGAGGAGTTTGATTAGGCACAATTGAGGCACTATTAACAAGGTAGCGTCCATCCTTAACAGTAACAGAAGGGATCTGTTTGTATTCTTCAACATATTGATAGGCAGGCATAAGTTGTTGCCAGAAGTCGATATCCGTTGAATAGTGATGCTTCTTCATATTTTCGCGAGTCATTTTGAATGGAAAAATATGAATATTGATCACGGATTGTCCACTTTTTAGCGCTAATTCAGCATACTGATAAATTTCATCCATTACTGAATCTGTCATTGCATAACACCCAACCGATTTACACGCTCCATGGATCATTAAAAAATCCCCTGTATATCCTTTTGATTTATCGTATTGATTAGGAAATCCTAGGTTGATCGCTCGGTAAAATCGACTATTCGGATTTAATTGTGAAAAATTAACCTGGTAAAAGCCTTCTGGACTTTTTAAATCACCTTGAAATTTTTTAGGGCCCAGTCCGCCAGAATAGCTACAAATGGGGTAAGTACGTACTTTTTCTAATTGCCCATCTAATTTTTCTGTATAAAGTTCAAGTAAGTTTTCTTCCTTGAAAATCTGAATATAGATAGGTCGTCCTGTATTTTTTTTTAACAGATTCCATTAGAAATCTTGAACTGTTTTCAGCGTTAACTAATAAGGACGTTAACATTATTGTTAAAAAACTGATTAGTTGTTTTGCGTGACTGGTCATGGTTTTATCAGAAAAATAGCTTAAAATTTGTTGATAAAGTAGATCGTAGATTGCTATGAAGCAATAAATTTGTAAATTAAAATCTGAGATGGTTTCTTTTATTTTACAAAATTATCTGTGTGAAATTTAAGCGATCGTCGAGAAAGATGATATTTTAATTCGGTTTATACGAGTTGTTAACGTTTCAGTCAAAATAATATTCCCATTTGCTTGAGCTAAATCACTCGAATAGTCAGACAGGTTTAGGCTGAGATGATAAAATTCAGGTCGGCAGAATAAGAGAAAATAGTAACAATTATCGGAGATAAATAACTTAAGGTTCAAAAACACCTTAAGATGTTTTTATTACAGAGTCGCTACATTTTCGGGGTGAATTTGTAGCTTAGGGTTTAACTGATAAACTTGTGCAAATCTTATGATTAAAATTAAAAAAGGACTCGACCTCCCAATTGCAGGAGCGCCTGCCCAAGTGATAGAAGACGGACCCGCGATTCGACGCGTAGCATTGCTAGGTGAAGAATATGTCGGTATGCGTCCTTCTATGATGGTTTCGGAAGGTGAGCATGTAAAAAAAGGGCAAATTCTTTTTGAAGATAAAAAGAATGCAGGTGTTGTTTTCACCAGTCCCGTTTGTGGTAAAGTCGTTGAAATTAATCGCGGCGAACGCCGTGTGTTCCAATCTATCGTTATCGAAATTGATGGTGACGAAGAAATCACCTTTAACCGCTATGATAGCGCTACACTGTCAGATTTAACCCGTGAACAAGTTGAAACTAACCTTGTTAACTCGGGAATGTGGACTGCGTTAAGGACCCGTCCTTATAGTCGTACTCCACACTTAGGTACAACACCTGCTGCCATTTTTGTCTCTGCAATGGATACTAATCCGCTTGCTGCTGATCCTATGGTTATTATTGAGCAAAATGAGAAGGCATTTAATGATGGTCTTATTATTTTAACTCGTTTAACCGAAGGAAAAGTGTATGTTTGTCATGGTGAAAAATCACCAGCAAAATTAAATGATGGACAAATTAGCTATAACCAATTTGTGGGTCCTCACCCAGCTGGGTTGGTCGGTACGCATATCCATTTCTTAGAACCTGTCAGTGCTAAGAAAATAGTTTGGCATTTAAATTACCAAGATGTGATTGCTATTGGTTACTTGTTTACAACAGGTTCTTTATATACTGAACGTGTTGTTGCTTTAGCGGGGCCTCAAGTGAAATCGCCTCGTTTAGTGCGCACATGTTTGGGGGCTGATCTCTATGAGCTAACCAAAGATCAATTAATTGATGGTGAAAACCGCATTATTTCCGGCTCTGTATTATGGGGATGGAAATCTGATGAGGCTCATCATTATTTAGGTCGTTTCCATAACCAAGTTTCTGTATTACGAGAAGGTCGTGATAAAGAATTGTTTGGTTGGGGTATGCCAGGTAGCGATAAATTTTCTATTACACGTACAACTATCGGTCACTTCTTAAAAAATAAACGCTTTGCATTTACAACAACAATGAATGGTGGCGAACGTTCAATGGTGCCAATTGGCAATTATGAACGTGTAATGCCGTTGGACATTATGGCAACGCATTTATTACGTGATTTAATTGTAGGTGATACTGACAGCTCTCAAGCATTAGGTTGCTTAGAATTGGATGAAGAAGATTTGGGATTATGTACTTATGTTTGCCCAAGCAAATATGAGTATGGCCCAGCACTGCGCCAAGTATTGACCAAAATTGAGCAGGAAGGGTAACTCATGGGGTTGAAAAATTTATTTGAAAAAGTAGAGCACCATTTTGAGCCCGGTGGTAAATTAGCAAAATGGTACGTACTTTATGAAGCGGTTACGACGGTATTCTATACGCCAGGTACTGTAACGCGTAATGGTGGGCATGTTCGTGACACCATTGACCTAAAACGTATGATGATCCTAGTGTGGTTATCTGTTTTTCCAGCGATGTTCTGGGGAATGTATAACGTCGGTCACCAAGCGATCCCTGCACTAAATCAGTTATATAGCGGTGTTGAATTACAGCAAATTATTGCTTCAGATTGGCATTATCGCCTTGCACAATACCTTGGCGCATCATTAACAACAGATGCGGGGTGGGGAAGTAAGATGCTACTTGGTGCGACTTACTTTTTACCTATTTATCTTGTTGTTTTTGCGGTGGGTGGATTTTGGGAAGTACTTTTTGCTTTCATTCGTGGACACGAAATTAACGAAGGTTTCTTCGTTACATCCATTTTGTTTGCTTTAATTGTACCGCCAACACTACCACTTTGGCAGGCTGCATTAGGTATTACATTTGGTGTGGTTATCGCGAAAGAAATTTTTGGTGGTACAGGCCGTAATTTCTTGAACCCAGCATTAGCGGGTCGTGCATTTCTGTTTTTTGCTTATCCAGCTCAAATTTCAGGTGATCTGGTTTGGACTGCAGCAGATGGTTTCTCGGGTGCAACACCATTATCACAATGGTCTGTATCAGGTGAAAGTGCATTAGTAAATACAGCCACTCAACAGCCTATCTCTTGGATGGATGCTTTCCTGGGATATATTCCAGGATCGATTGGTGAAGTTTCAACTCTGATGATTTTAATTGGTGGCGCAGTCATTCTTTTTGCTCGTATTGCTTCATGGCGTATTGTCGCTGGAGTAATGGTCGGCATGATTGTGATGTCATACCTGTTTAATTTTATTGGATCAGAGACCAATCCTCTCTTCGCAATGCCTTGGCACTGGCACTTAGTTTTAGGTGGTTTTGCTTTTGGTATGATGTTTATGGCAACAGATCCAGTATCTGCATCATTTACCGATAAAGGTAAATGGGCTTACGGTATTTTGATTGGCGTAATGGCTGTGCTTATTCGTGTCGTCAATCCTGCTTACCCAGAAGGAATGATGCTGGCAATCTTATTCGCAAACTTATTTGCACCACTGTTCGATTATGTGGTTGTTCAGGCGAATATTAAGCGGAGAAAAGCTCGTGGCTAAAGAGAAAAACAAAGATAGCGTCGCAAGAACGTTCCTCGTTGTATTTATTCTATGTCTTGTGTGTTCCGTGGTAGTAGCAGGAGCGGCTGTTGGACTGAAATCTAAACAAGAAGAACAAAAACTTCTTGATAAACAACGTAATATTCTTGATGTTGCGGGGCTACTCGTACCTAAAATGAGTGCGACAGATGTATTGAAAGTATATGACACTCGTATTAAAGCAAAAATTGTTAATTTCCAGACAGGTGAACTGACTGATAGTAAAGGCAATTTTGATTTAAACACAGAATTACGCAGTGATGAGACGTCAATCGCATTATCCCCAGAGGAAGATATTGCCAAAATTCGCCGTCGTGCTAACACAGCAGAGGTCTATTTTGTACTCGATGAACAAGGTAAAACGACGGAAGTTGTATTACCTGTTTATGGCTCTGGTTTATGGTCTGTAATGTATGCTTTTGTCGCCGTAGATATTGATGGAGTCACTTCAAAAGGTATCACCTATTATTCTCATGGTGAAACGCCGGGACTCGGTGGTGAAGTCGATAATCCACAATGGAAAGCACAATGGAAAGGTAAGCACTTAATCAATGAGCAAGGTGTGCCAGCCATAAAAATAGTGCGTGGTGGTGCATCTGACAGCCCTTATGGTATTGATGGACTTTCAGGTGCGACACTGACTTCGAATGGTATCCAGCATATGTTCGATTTCTGGTTAGGTGAAAAAGGTTTCGGCCCATTCCTGAAAAAAGTTCGTGAAGGAGAAATCAATGGCTGATACAAAAGAAATTAAACGAGTTTTACTTGGCCCATTGTTAGATAACAACCCAATTGCCTTACAAGTATTAGGTGTGTGTTCTGCATTGGCGGTGACAACAAAACTTGAAACTGCATTAGTGATGACAATTGCTGTAACGCTGGTTACTGCGTTCTCAAACTTTTTTATTTCACTCATTCGCAATTACATACCAAGTAGTGTTCGTATTATTGTTCAAATGGCGATTATTGCTTCATTAGTTATCGTTGTTGACCAAATACTGCAAGCTTATGCGTATGAAATCTCTAAACAACTTTCTGTTTTCGTTGGTCTTATCATTACTAACTGTATTGTAATGGGACGTGCTGAAGCGTATGCGATGAAATCACCGCCTATTGAAAGCTTTATGGATGGTATTGGTAATGGCTTAGGGTATGGCGTTATCTTGATCCTTGTCGGATTTTTACGTGAACTTTTCGGATCTGGTAAATTATTTGGTATTACCGTCATGGAATCTATCCAAAATGGTGGCTGGTATCAGCCAAATGGTTTATTCCTGTTAGCACCAAGTGCATTCTTTATCATTGGCTTGCTAATTTGGGGATTACGTACATTAAAACCTGCACAGGTTGAAGAGGACTAATCGCCATGGAACATTATATAAGCCTGTTTGTTCGTGCTGTTTTTATTGAGAATATGGCGCTCGCATTCTTCTTAGGGATGTGTACTTTCCTCGCTGTATCTAAAAACGTAAAAACAGCATTTGGATTAGGTATCGCTGTTACAGTTGTTCTAGGCCTTTCTGTACCTCTGAATAACTTAGTTTATAACTATGTGTTACGTGATAATGCTTTAATGGAAGGTGTAGATTTAAGTTTCTTAAACTTTATCACTTTCATTGGTGTGATAGCGGCACTAGTACAAATCCTAGAGATGATTTTAGACCGTTATTTCCCTGCACTTTATAATGCATTAGGGATCTTCTTGCCTCTTATTACCGTTAACTGCGCCATCTTCGGTGGTGTGTCATTTATGGCACAACGTGACTATAACTTTAGTGAGTCTATTGTTTATGGTTTCGGTTCTGGCGTTGGTTGGATGTTAGCCATCGTATTGTTGGCTTCTATCCGTGAGAAAATGAAGTACGCGGATGTACCGGCAGGTATGAAAGGATTAGGCGTTACTTTTGTCACCACAGGGTTGATGGCATTAGGTTTCATGTCCTTCTCTGGTGTTCAGCTATAAAGGGTGAGAAGAACTCATGGATATAATTATTCTAGGTGTCGTGATGTTTACCCTGATTGTATTGGTGTTAACGGCTTTGATTTTGTTTGCAAAATCAAAACTGGTCAATACAGGGGATATTTCAGTTGAGGTCAATGGAGACCCAGACAAAAGCTTTAATGCACCAGCAGGTGATAAATTACTAAACGTATTGTCAAACGAAGGTATTTTTATTTCATCCGCTTGTGGTGGCGGTGGCTCTTGTGGTCAGTGTCGCGTTAAAGTACTCGAAGGTGGTGGTGATATTCTGCCAACAGAACTTTCGCATATTAACAAGCGAGAAGCTAAAGAAGGTTGTCGTTTAGCCTGTCAGGTTAACGTAAAAAACAACCTGAAATTAGAATTACCTGAAGAAATCTTCGGTGTTAAGAAATGGGAATGTGAAGTTATCTCAAACGATAACAAAGCAACTTTCATTAAAGAATTAGTGTTAAAAATTCCTGAAGGTGAAGTTGTGCCTTTCCGTGCTGGTGGATTTATTCAGATTGAATGTCCTCCTCATACTGTACGTTATGAAGATTTTGATGTCCCTGAAGAGTATCGTGAAGACTGGGATAAATTTAATTTGTTCCGCTACGTTTCTGATGTAAAGGAAACAACAGTACGTGCTTATTCAATGGCAAACTACCCTGAAGAGCATGGCATCATCATGTTAAACGTGCGTATTGCAACACCACCACCACGTAATCCTGATGTGCCACCAGGTATTATGTCATCCTATATTTGGTCATTAAAACCAGGTGATAAGGTGACAATTTCAGGGCCATTTGGTGAGTTCTTTGCGAAAGAAACAGATGCTGAGATGATCTTTATTGGTGGGGGGGCCGGTATGGCACCAATGCGCTCACATATTTTTGATCAGCTAAAACGTTTACATACTAAACGTAAAATTAGCTTCTGGTATGGTGCTCGTTCTGTACGTGAAATGTTCTACACTGAAGATTTCGATATGCTTGCAAAAGAAAACGAAAACTTCACCTGGAATGTCGCACTTTCAGATGCCTTACCTGAAGATAACTGGACGGGATATACCGGATTTATTCACAATGTGTTGTTTGAGAATTACCTCAAAAATCACCCAGCACCAGAAGACTGTGAATTTTATATGTGTGGACCGCCAGTAATGAACGCAGCTGTTATTAAAATGCTCAAAGACTTAGGCGTTGAAGATGAGAACATTATGCTGGATGACTTTGGTGGTTGATCCTAACTTCCAATAAGCATAAATGAATGAAATGACAAGCGCCCACTTATGTGGGCGCTCATGATCAGAAGAGAGAGTTATGTTAAAAAGAAAGATGATAAATTGGATAGTGATGCTGTCTGCGTTAATTCTATTGTCTGCATGTGGTGAAAAACAGCAGGTATTAGAAGGCGAAACCATGGGAACTTATTACTCGATTAAATACGTCCCTGATAGTAATTCACCTCCACAAAACGTCTTACAAACAGAAATTGATCGTATACTTGAAGAGGTTAACGATCAAATGTCAACATATCGCCCTCATTCTGAATTAAGTCGTTTCAATCAAAGTCGTGAAATTAATACCCCATTCCCCGTTTCACCCGCTACTGCTAAAGTAGTGAGTGAAGCTATTCGTATTAATAAAATAACGGATGGTGCTTTAGATGTGACTGTTGGGCCTTTAGTGAATTTATGGGGTTTTGGCCCTGAAGGTCGATTTACTCACCAACCCTCTGAAGAGGAATTAGCAAAACGTAAACAGTGGATTGGTATTGATTACCTTGCAGTTGAAGGTAATACTCTGATCAAGAAGATCCCTGAACTTTATGTTGATCTCTCTTCTATTGCTAAAGGCTATGGTGTTGATGCTGTAGCTGAGTATTTAATGTCACAGAATATCACTAACTATATGGTTGATATTGGTGGTGAAGTAAGAACTCAAGGTGTGAATGGTAATGACAAACTTTGGCGTATAGCGATTGAGAAACCAGCTAATGATGGTACAAAACAGAGTGTACAGTTAATTATTGAACCTGGTGACAATTCAATTGCAACTTCAGGTGATTACCGTAACTATTTTGAGGAAAATGGTGTCCGTTTTTCTCATACTATTGACCCAACCACAGGTCATCCTATTAAACATAACCTTGTTTCTATTACTGTGATTGTACCCACTTGCATGAGTGCTGATGGTCTTTCTACTGGATTGAATGTTTTAGGACCTGAAAAAGGGTTAGACGTAGCAAATGAACTAAATATTCCTGTCTTTATGATAGTGAAAACTGAAAATGGGTTTGAAGAGCGCTATAGTAAAGCATTCGCCCCATTCTTAAAAAAATAGAATTTAAGGAGAGAAGGTTATGTTAAAAATATTTCTTTTTGCCTTCATCTTATTCTTAATTGCCTTCTTTGGAATGGCGTTAGGATATATTGTAAAGCGTAAGAGCCTTCAAGGTAGTTGCGGTGGTTTAGGAGCTATGGGGATAGAAAAAGAGTGCGATTGCCCTGAGCCATGTGATGCACGTAAAAAACGTATGGCAAAAGAGTCCGCACGAGAAGAGCTACTAAAAAAGAATCGAATTCTTTAACAATAAGAAATATTTTTCGATAAAAAAAGAGTGATGGATTTTAGTTGCCATCACTCTTTTTTATTTCATTCTAAAAAAATTTTAATAGAACTAAAGTAAGATCATAAAAAACAAAACTTTTTGTCAAAGGATCACTTCCATGGATAAGGGTTTTGTCCCTCCCACTCTAAAACTTCTTTTTTGGCTTCTTCGTAGGAATAGTCATAATGCTCTTGAAGTTTACCAATCAATTGCTCTCGAGTGCCTTCGATAACATCAAGTTCATCATGGGTGATTTTTCCCCATTTTTCTTTTACTTTTCCTTTGAATAAATTCCAATCACCCGAAATTTTATTGTTTAACATTTTATTCCTCCTTACTTATTTCCATCAGATAACATGATTAAGTGTAGAAGAGAATGAAGTGAAGATAAAAGTGAATGCCTAAATCGACTTATTTACTCTTTTCTAAATGCTTTCATTTTAGCTGGAGAATCGACCATAACTGCATCAGCGCCTAATTCAGTAGCCTGAATATAATCTTTTTCGGTGTTGATACCAAAAAGAACAATATGAGCATTGCCACCAGCACGAAAACATGACATTGCATCTTTATCCCAACTAAGAATTGAAGCCGAACGTGCCTCGCCTAAAGTATATTTTTCAACAACCTCTACTTTTCGATGTAATTCAAGTCCATACCAACGAGTAATATCTAAATTTTCAGGTAATAAACAAATGTGACTCATCGTTATATTTGCAAGGATATCACGAGTGATATCACGACTTTCAAAACGCTCTACATTGGTAGGTAGTGCTTCAAGAAAGGCTGTGTTAGTGGAATAAACTCGAGTTCTATCAAGTGCATTATGTTTACTGAGAACAGAGGCCAATGCTTCGCCTTGAACTGCGGGATCAGCATCTGGCGATTTTAAATCAAGATAAAATTGAGTAGTAGGAAATTGAGTTAGGATTTCATCTAAGGTGGGAATAGTAACCCCTTTGTTTCGATAAGGAAATTGCTGTGTTTCTCCAAATTTATAGCCTGCATCCCATTGTTTAAGTTGTTGTGCAGTAAATTCAGAAACAGCACCTTGTCCATTAGTTAAGCTTTTTAAATCACTAGGGCGGTAAAGTACAGGAACGTTATCTTTCGATAATTGAACCGTGATCCAAATTGCGTCAGCTTGATTAGAGAGTGCTGTTTTTATAGCAACTTCAGTATTTTCTGGTGCATCAGCGGTGCCACCACGATGTGCGATAATTTTAGGGGATGCCATAAGAATTACAGAATAAAAAAAGAGAGAAATAGCAATAAATAATTTGATTATGAAAAATAATTTCCTTGTTTTATATATAGTTACAAAACAATCATTAAAGTAAATGTAATTAATCAACAAGCAAAAACAATCTAGCATCACTTTGTGACAATTCTATAAATAAACAGACTAATTCAGACTTTTATGAGAAATACACCTACATCTAGGGATATGAGAACGAATAAAAATTGCAGTTAATATTTACTTACTGTATATTTAAACAGTAAATGAGGTGAGGTGATTGTATGCGTAAAATTATTCATGTTGATATGGATTGTTTTTATGCGGCGATTGAAATGCGTGATAATCCAGCACTAAAAGAGATCCCAATTGCGGTTGGTGGAAATGCTTCTAGCCGAGGCGTTATCTGCACCGCGAATTATCTCGCACGTCGCTTTGGTGTACGTAGTGCTATGTCAACGGCCACAGCATTGAAACTATGTCCTCATTTAAAAGTCTTGCCCGGCAGAATGGCACTCTATAAAGAAACCTCAGCAAAAATTCGCCATATATTTTCTCGTTATACTGATCTTATTGAGCCTCTTTCACTTGATGAAGCATATCTTGATGTTTCGGAAAGTAAGCACTGTCATGGCTCTGCAACGTTGATAGCCCAAGAAATTCGCCAACAGATTGTTGACGAACTTAATCTCACGGCATCAGCGGGTATTGCACCAATTAAATTTCTTGCCAAAATTGCATCTGATATCAATAAACCAAACGGACAATATGTTATTACACCAGAACAAGTCGATGATTTTATTCTAAAATTACCACTCAACAAAATACCCGGTGTAGGAAAGGTGACGTTTGCACGTTTACAAGACATGGGATTAGAAACCTGTGCAGATATTCGTCGTACGGATGTTATTTCTCTGGTTAAAGCACTTGGAAAGTTTGGTCAAAATTTATGGGAACGTAGTCATGGTATTGATGCTCGTCAAATAAACCCGGATAGACTGAGAAAATCGGTAGGTGTTGAGCGTACTTTTGCGACAGATATTAATTCATGGGATGACTGCTTAGTATTACTTGATGGGTTGTATAACGAATTAGAAAAACGTCTCACAAAAGTTAAACCTGATCTAAGGATAGCAAGGCAAGGCGTTAAGCTGAAATTTGATGATTTTCAATTAACGACACAAGAGCATACTCATCCTATCTTAGAAAAAGCCGATTTAATAAATATTGCCTATCAAGCATGGCATGAGCGCCGAAATGGGCGAGGTGTACGGTTAATCGGGTTTCATGTCACTTTGCAAGATCCACAAATAGAGCGACAGCTTCTTTTAGCGTTATAAGAATTTAAAAAAAACCATAGCCGATCAACAGATTGGCTATGGTTAGGGTATTTATTTGCTGCATAGTTAATTTATGTAGCATTACCAGCGATAATTCATCGTTGCTGTCATCGTTCTACCAATGCCATAAAAACATGCAGTATCACCTGCACAAGAGGCAACATAATGTTTATTCGCAATATTATTCATATTTAGTTGAATTTCAGCTCCTTTTAAAGATGGTGATAATTCTCCTAAAGAATAGCCTACCATTGCGTCATACAACGTTACCGCAGGTACACTGACTGTATTTTTAGTATCACCTTGAGATACACCCACATATCTCACACCAAAAGCCCGCTTTAGCACCATTAAGTAACCCAGAGATTACATCATATTGACCCCAAAATGAGGCCATGTGCTTAGGAACTCTTGGTAATTCTTTCCCTTGTGTTCCCGTAATAATGGTTTTTCTTACTTCGGTATCGGTATAAGCATAGCTACTAATTAATGAAATATTGTCAGTTAATTGGCTATTAATTTGAGCTTCAACACCCCGGCTTCTAATTTCACCCACGGGTTCAAAATAGGCTTTTTCGGCATTATAGTTAGTCACATTACGCTGTTGTAATTGATAAACAGAGAGCGTTGCTAATGTTTGTTGATTAGGGGTGAAATATTTAATTCCCGCTTCTAATTGGCGTCCTTCACTTGGATCAAATGGTGGTGCACCTGGTGCTCTACGCGTTTGTAAATTAGGTTCAAAAGAGGTGCTATAACTTATATAAGATGAAATACCATTATCAAAAGCATATAAAAGACCAGCACGACCCGTTAATTTATGATCATCTTGCTGATCATATGAGGTTGCTAAGAAGTCATGAGTTCGTACTTGCGCCCAGTCTTGGCGTAAACCTGCCAGTAATATCCAATTTTACCATTGGAGCTGATCTTGTAGATACACCCCAATCTGATCCCGTTTTTGTAACTGATCGGTTGCAGGCTTTTGTAAGGTCATATTAATTGGATAGCTATAATTAGGATCACGCCAATCAAGATCGTATTCCGAGCCCATCGCACGACGTAAATTATCTTGATCTTTACTCCATTGATAATCAATACCCACAATCACAGTATGATCGATTTTTGCGGTAGTGAAATCGACTTGTAAGCGAGTGTCTATTCCTAAAGTTTCTGTTTCACGTTGTTCTTGTTGAGCCCTGCGTTCAAGTACATAAGGATTGTCTTTTCTTAATG
This genomic stretch from Proteus vulgaris harbors:
- the nqrA gene encoding Na(+)-translocating NADH-quinone reductase subunit A, which gives rise to MIKIKKGLDLPIAGAPAQVIEDGPAIRRVALLGEEYVGMRPSMMVSEGEHVKKGQILFEDKKNAGVVFTSPVCGKVVEINRGERRVFQSIVIEIDGDEEITFNRYDSATLSDLTREQVETNLVNSGMWTALRTRPYSRTPHLGTTPAAIFVSAMDTNPLAADPMVIIEQNEKAFNDGLIILTRLTEGKVYVCHGEKSPAKLNDGQISYNQFVGPHPAGLVGTHIHFLEPVSAKKIVWHLNYQDVIAIGYLFTTGSLYTERVVALAGPQVKSPRLVRTCLGADLYELTKDQLIDGENRIISGSVLWGWKSDEAHHYLGRFHNQVSVLREGRDKELFGWGMPGSDKFSITRTTIGHFLKNKRFAFTTTMNGGERSMVPIGNYERVMPLDIMATHLLRDLIVGDTDSSQALGCLELDEEDLGLCTYVCPSKYEYGPALRQVLTKIEQEG
- the nqrE_1 gene encoding Na(+)-translocating NADH-quinone reductase subunit E, translated to MEHYISLFVRAVFIENMALAFFLGMCTFLAVSKNVKTAFGLGIAVTVVLGLSVPLNNLVYNYVLRDNALMEGVDLSFLNFITFIGVIAALVQILEMILDRYFPALYNALGIFLPLITVNCAIFGGVSFMAQRDYNFSESIVYGFGSGVGWMLAIVLLASIREKMKYADVPAGMKGLGVTFVTTGLMALGFMSFSGVQL
- the yjbJ gene encoding general stress response protein; amino-acid sequence: MLNNKISGDWNLFKGKVKEKWGKITHDELDVIEGTREQLIGKLQEHYDYSYEEAKKEVLEWEGQNPYPWK
- the nqrD gene encoding Na(+)-translocating NADH-quinone reductase subunit D; this translates as MADTKEIKRVLLGPLLDNNPIALQVLGVCSALAVTTKLETALVMTIAVTLVTAFSNFFISLIRNYIPSSVRIIVQMAIIASLVIVVDQILQAYAYEISKQLSVFVGLIITNCIVMGRAEAYAMKSPPIESFMDGIGNGLGYGVILILVGFLRELFGSGKLFGITVMESIQNGGWYQPNGLFLLAPSAFFIIGLLIWGLRTLKPAQVEED
- the nqrC gene encoding Na(+)-translocating NADH-quinone reductase subunit C; amino-acid sequence: MAKEKNKDSVARTFLVVFILCLVCSVVVAGAAVGLKSKQEEQKLLDKQRNILDVAGLLVPKMSATDVLKVYDTRIKAKIVNFQTGELTDSKGNFDLNTELRSDETSIALSPEEDIAKIRRRANTAEVYFVLDEQGKTTEVVLPVYGSGLWSVMYAFVAVDIDGVTSKGITYYSHGETPGLGGEVDNPQWKAQWKGKHLINEQGVPAIKIVRGGASDSPYGIDGLSGATLTSNGIQHMFDFWLGEKGFGPFLKKVREGEING
- a CDS encoding Protein of uncharacterised function (DUF539), whose protein sequence is MLKIFLFAFILFLIAFFGMALGYIVKRKSLQGSCGGLGAMGIEKECDCPEPCDARKKRMAKESAREELLKKNRIL
- the nqrB gene encoding Na(+)-translocating NADH-quinone reductase subunit B; this translates as MGLKNLFEKVEHHFEPGGKLAKWYVLYEAVTTVFYTPGTVTRNGGHVRDTIDLKRMMILVWLSVFPAMFWGMYNVGHQAIPALNQLYSGVELQQIIASDWHYRLAQYLGASLTTDAGWGSKMLLGATYFLPIYLVVFAVGGFWEVLFAFIRGHEINEGFFVTSILFALIVPPTLPLWQAALGITFGVVIAKEIFGGTGRNFLNPALAGRAFLFFAYPAQISGDLVWTAADGFSGATPLSQWSVSGESALVNTATQQPISWMDAFLGYIPGSIGEVSTLMILIGGAVILFARIASWRIVAGVMVGMIVMSYLFNFIGSETNPLFAMPWHWHLVLGGFAFGMMFMATDPVSASFTDKGKWAYGILIGVMAVLIRVVNPAYPEGMMLAILFANLFAPLFDYVVVQANIKRRKARG
- the ugpQ_2 gene encoding phosphodiesterase, with product MASPKIIAHRGGTADAPENTEVAIKTALSNQADAIWITVQLSKDNVPVLYRPSDLKSLTNGQGAVSEFTAQQLKQWDAGYKFGETQQFPYRNKGVTIPTLDEILTQFPTTQFYLDLKSPDADPAVQGEALASVLSKHNALDRTRVYSTNTAFLEALPTNVERFESRDITRDILANITMSHICLLPENLDITRWYGLELHRKVEVVEKYTLGEARSASILSWDKDAMSCFRAGGNAHIVLFGINTEKDYIQATELGADAVMVDSPAKMKAFRKE
- the apbE gene encoding thiamine biosynthesis lipoprotein produces the protein MLSALILLSACGEKQQVLEGETMGTYYSIKYVPDSNSPPQNVLQTEIDRILEEVNDQMSTYRPHSELSRFNQSREINTPFPVSPATAKVVSEAIRINKITDGALDVTVGPLVNLWGFGPEGRFTHQPSEEELAKRKQWIGIDYLAVEGNTLIKKIPELYVDLSSIAKGYGVDAVAEYLMSQNITNYMVDIGGEVRTQGVNGNDKLWRIAIEKPANDGTKQSVQLIIEPGDNSIATSGDYRNYFEENGVRFSHTIDPTTGHPIKHNLVSITVIVPTCMSADGLSTGLNVLGPEKGLDVANELNIPVFMIVKTENGFEERYSKAFAPFLKK
- the nqrF gene encoding Na(+)-translocating NADH-quinone reductase subunit F; its protein translation is MDIIILGVVMFTLIVLVLTALILFAKSKLVNTGDISVEVNGDPDKSFNAPAGDKLLNVLSNEGIFISSACGGGGSCGQCRVKVLEGGGDILPTELSHINKREAKEGCRLACQVNVKNNLKLELPEEIFGVKKWECEVISNDNKATFIKELVLKIPEGEVVPFRAGGFIQIECPPHTVRYEDFDVPEEYREDWDKFNLFRYVSDVKETTVRAYSMANYPEEHGIIMLNVRIATPPPRNPDVPPGIMSSYIWSLKPGDKVTISGPFGEFFAKETDAEMIFIGGGAGMAPMRSHIFDQLKRLHTKRKISFWYGARSVREMFYTEDFDMLAKENENFTWNVALSDALPEDNWTGYTGFIHNVLFENYLKNHPAPEDCEFYMCGPPVMNAAVIKMLKDLGVEDENIMLDDFGG